Proteins encoded by one window of Vallitalea okinawensis:
- a CDS encoding YkuS family protein: MKHVAIQKDLTPIKSYLEDKGYDVREFDGNAQNAIDEYGEVDAIVVTGMDNNTLGMQDTACRASIIDATGKDPQQVEEELCKKK; this comes from the coding sequence ATGAAACACGTGGCAATACAAAAAGATTTAACACCTATTAAATCTTATTTGGAAGATAAAGGATATGATGTTAGAGAATTTGATGGCAATGCTCAGAATGCGATTGACGAATATGGTGAAGTAGATGCTATCGTAGTTACAGGCATGGATAATAATACTTTAGGAATGCAAGATACTGCATGTAGAGCTTCGATTATCGATGCTACAGGTAAGGACCCACAACAAGTAGAAGAAGAATTATGTAAGAAAAAATAG